In Mustela nigripes isolate SB6536 chromosome 2, MUSNIG.SB6536, whole genome shotgun sequence, a single window of DNA contains:
- the LOC132010127 gene encoding NEDD8-conjugating enzyme UBE2F-like: MLTPASKLKREDGLKGSRTSATASDSTRSVSVRDRLLVKEVAELEANLPCTCKVHFPDPNKLHCFQLTVTPDEGYYQGGKFQFETEVPDAYNMVPPKVKCLTRIWHPNITETGEICLSLLREHSIDGTGWAPTRTLKDVVWGLNSLFTDLLNFDDPLNIEAAEHHLRDKENFRNKVEDYMKRYAR, from the coding sequence ATGCTGACGCCGGCAAGCAAACTGAAGCGGGAGGACGGTCTCAAAGGGTCCCGGACATCAGCCACGGCCTCCGACTCCACTCGGAGCGTGTCTGTGAGAGACAGGCTGCTTGTTAAAGAGGTTGCGGAGCTTGAAGCTAATTTACCGTGTACATGTAAGGTGCATTTTCCTGATCCAAACAAGCTACATTGCTTTCAGCTAACTGTAACCCCAGATGAGGGTTACTACCAGGGTGGAAAATTTCAGTTTGAAACTGAAGTTCCTGATGCATACAACATGGTGCCTCCCAAAGTGAAATGCCTGACCAGGATCTGGCACCCCAACATCACAGAGACAGGCGAAATATGTCTAAGTTTACTGAGAGAACATTCGATTGACGGCACTGGCTGGGCTCCCACAAGGACATTAAAGGATGTTGTTTGGGGATTAAACTCTTTGTTTACTGATCTTTTGAATTTTGATGATCCACTGAATATTGAGGCTGCAGAACATCATTTGAGGGACAAGGAGAACTTCCGGAATAAAGTGGAAGACTACATGAAGCGTTATGCCAGATGA